A stretch of DNA from Streptomyces gobiensis:
TGATCCTCGTCGCCCTGATCTTCGGGGTGGTGAACTACGTGGTCAAGCCGATCGCGAAGCTTCTCTCCTTCCCCGTGCTCGTCCTCACGCTCGGCCTGTTCGCACTGGTGATCAATGCGCTGATGCTGCTGCTCACCTCCTGGCTCGCCGACAAGCTGGACATCGGCTTCCATGTGGAGGGCTTCGGCACCGCGGTACTCGGCGGCTTGATCATCGCCATCGTCTCCTGGGCGGTGAGCATGGTTCTGCCCGACGACAGGTAACCACCACACGCACCCAACGCGATCACGGATGATGGGACGCATGCCCGCCGCTGAATCATCTGCGTCCCCCACGTCACCCGCGTCCCCTCACCCGTATCGCGTCTGCTTCGTCTGTACCGGCAACATCTGCCGCTCCCCGATGGCCGCCTCCGTGTTCCAGTCCCGCATCGCGAAGGCCGGGCTCGACGGCCAGGTCGAGGCCGACAGCGCGGGCACCGGCGGCTGGCATGCCGGCGACAGCGCTGACCCGCGCACAGCCGCCACCCTCACCGCGGCCGGATACGATCCAACCCACGCCGCACGCCAGTTCCGTTCCGACTGGTTCGACCGGCTGGACCTGGTGATCGCCCTCGACCGGGGCCATGAGCGTGAGCTGCGCCGGATGGCCCCCAGCGCCGCCGATGCCGACAAGGTGCGGCTGCTGCGCTCCTACGACCCACAGGCCTGCGGGGACCTCGATGTTCCCGATCCCTACTACGGTGGACGCGGGCTCTTCGACACCGTCCTGGCGCAGGTCGAGGCCGCGGTGCCGGGCCTGCTCAACGCCGTACGGAAAGAGCTCGAGAACCGATGACCGAACCGATGACCGGTGATGGGACGAGGGCCGTACGGGCCGGACTGCCGCCCAGCGACCCGTATGCGCCACCGCTGCCCGGGCCCGTGTTCGCGGCGCACTACCATCTGCCCGGCGATCCGGCCGAGGCACCGTACACCTATGGCCGGGACGGGAACCCGACCTGGACCGCGCTGGAACGGGCCATCGCCGAGCTGGAGGACCCCGGCGGCGCCGCCCAGGCGGTGGCCTTCGCCTCCGGGATGGCCGCGATCTCAGCGGTACTGCTCTCCCAGGTGCGGCAGGGCGACATCGTCGTCCTGCCCAGCGACGGCTACAACCTGCTGATCCCACTGCGCGAGCGGCTGGAAGGCTACGGCGCGAAGGTCCGTACGGTCGCGACCGGCAGCCGTGAGCAGTTCGAGGCCCTGGAAGGGGCCGCTATGGTGTGGCTGGAGACCCCCTCCAACCCGGGCCTGGCCGTCTGCGACATCCGTGCCCTGACCGAGGCCGCGCACCGGCAGGGCGCGCTGGTCGCCGTCGACAACACCCTCGCCACCCCGCTCGGCCAGCGCCCGCTGTCGCTCGGCGCCGACTTCGCGGTGGCCAGCGGCACCAAGGCGCTCACCGGGCACGGCGACATCCTGCTCGGCTACGCCGTCTGCCGGGACCGGGAGCGGGCCGATACCGTCCGCCACTGGCGCAAGATCGTCGGGGCCATCCCCGGCCCCATGGAGGCCTGGCTCGCCCACCGCAGCCTCGCCACCCTCCAGCTGCGGGTGGACCGGCAGGCCAGCACCGCGCTGACGGTCGCGCAAGCACTGAAGCAGCACCCCGAAGTGGCCGGACTGCGGCACCCCGGACTGCCGGACGACCCCGCACACGCGCTGGCCATACGGCAGATGCGCCGCTTCGGCTGCGTCATCTCCTTCACGCTGCCGGACCAGGCGTATGCCGAGCGCTTCCTGGCCGCCCTGCGGATCATCGGCGAAGCGACCAGTTTCGGCGGGGTACGCAGCACCGCCGAGCGGCGGGGCCGCTGGGACGGGGCCTACCGGGACGCGGTTCCGGACGGCTTTGTCCGGCTCTCGGTCGGGGCCGAGGACCCCGAGGACCTGGTGGCCGATGTGCTGCACGCGCTAGCCGCCGCGCGAGCGCAGGAGTGAACAAGCGGGCGGTTTGGAACTCCCCCCTCCCGCTCCAAACCGCCCACACACGACGCGCTTACCAGCGCGCCAAACCAGGCTAGTTGACCCTGCGTGGGTGTCCAATCACCGTATCGACACCTGCCTATAGGCTTATTTATCATTGATGAGCCGTCAGTGAACGCGGGGACAGGCATACCGTCCGGAGGGGACATGGACCTGGCCCTGTTACGCACGTTCCTCACCGTCTACCGAGCTGGCTCATTCACCCGCGCCGCCCCACTGCTGGGCCTCTCCCAGCCGGCCATCACCGGCCAGATCCGCTCGCTGGAACGGCAGTTAGGCCGCCCGCTCTTCATCCGTGGCGCCCGTGGCGTCACCCCCACCACAGTCGCCGAGGAGCTGGCCCACAAGGCCGCCCCGCATCTCGACGCCCTGCTGGCCATCACCGAAGCCGACCTGGACGCCACCTCCCCCACCCGCACCCTGCACCTCACCGGACCACCGGAGTTCACCGGTCTGCGCGCCATGCCCGCGCTCGCCCCCCTCGCAGCCCAGGGCGTCGCACTGCGCGCCTCCTTCGGCTCCGCCGAGGAGTGCCTCACCGGCCTCGCCGCCGGCCACCACGACCTGGCCATCACCACCGCCCGCCCGCGCGGCGAGGAACTGGCCGCCACCCCGCTCTGCGACGAGGAGCACGTCCTGGTCACCGCCCCCCGCTGGGCCGCCCGGCTCGGCGGCCCAGCGGTCGTACACGCCAAGGGCGCACCGGCGCTGGACGGTGTCCCGGTCATCGGCGTACACGAGACGCTGCCGCTGCTCACCCACTACTGGAACACGGTCTTCGACAGCGCCCCGGACCGCTCCGGCGCCATCGTCGTACCCGACCTGCGCGCCGTCCTGGAGTGCGTCACAACGGGCGCCGGACTCGCCGTACTGCCCCGCTATCTATGCCGCGCCGCCCTGGACAGCGGGGAGGTGGTGGCCCTGCTGGACCCACCGGTACCACCGCTGCGCACGTACTTTCTGGCCATCCGGGCCGGGACGCTCGCGCTGCCGCATATCGCCCGGGCTCATGAGTGGCTGCTGCGGGCCGCCGTGCACTGGTGAGGTTTCATTCACCCGGCCATGCGGGAGATCACAGTCATGGCCGAAGAACGTCCCGTGGTCAAACGCACCGCCCGCGCCATCCTGCTGGACAGCGACGCCGCCGGCTCCCCCGAGATGATCCTGATCAAACGCACCAAGCCCGGCCACGAACCGTACTGGATCACCCCTGGTGGCGGGGTGGAGCCAGCGGACGAGACCGTCATCGCGGCACTGCACCGCGAGGTCGACGAGGAGCTTGGCGCGAAGGTGACCGATGTCGTCCCCGCCTTCGTCGACACCGTCCACGGCTCCCCCTACCAACCCGCACATGGCGTGACGGTGCAGCACTTCTTCGTCTGCCGCCTCGCCTCCATGGACCTCACCCGCCGCCATGGCCCGGAGGTCGACGAGCCGCTGGGTGAATACGAGATCGTCCGCATCCCCTTCACCCGCGCCGGAGTGACCTCGGTCGAAGTCGTCCCGCCCGCACTCCGGGCCTACCTGTCAGAGAACATCGAAGGCATCCAAGCCCTCCTGGCCCCCGACCTCGGCTAACCAGGTGTTGCGGGCACTCGGTCTCCCCCAGAGGCACCCGGCCCCCGGGGCCAAGCCTCGCCACACGGCGGACCCGCACCCCGGCGAGCCGGGAAAGGGCTAGCCGAACCAGCCCTGGAAGGAGGCGCGTTCGTCGGCCGCCTTCCGCCGCCGCGCCTCCGCCTCCGCAAGCACCCGCTCAGCCTCCTCCCGCCAGGACAACGCCGACTGCTCCGGGCTCACCGGAGCCTGAGGCGCAGCCGCAGGAACAGGAACGGGAACGGGAACGGACCTCCCCGCCCCTTGGTCCCCGTGATCCCGGGCAACGCCAAAAAAGTCGCCGCCCTTGCGCTTGTAGTCATCGGTCCCCCACTCCCGCGCAGCCCGCTTAGGCGCCAACTGCAGATGCGGAATGTGCTTCGCGCAGTGGACGTACGCCTCCTCGACCTCGACCCGCACCCACAGCTCCGCCCGCCGCCCCGGTGCCGGATCGACCGGGAGATCCGGGTGGGCGGCGCGTATCTCCGCATCCTCCAAGATCTCCGCACGGCCGTTGATGTGCAGGCCGATCCGGGCCCGCAGGAAGTCAATCAGCAGAATGCCGAGTCGCGGATTCTCCTGGATATTGCCCAGGCTGGCGTGCACACCATTGCCCCGGTACTCGGGATAGGCGAGCGTCCGCTCGTCCAGAACCTGAAGAAATCCGGGCGGACCGGCCCGGAAGCTGCTGTCACACTCACCGTTCTGGTCGGCGGTGGCCAGAAAAAACATCTCCTGACGCTGGGTGAACTCCCGCATCCGCTCATTGAGATGGTCGAGCATCTGCTCGTCATAGAAGCGGTCCGCGCGCTCCGTGGA
This window harbors:
- a CDS encoding phage holin family protein, with translation MKSFLIKTIANAIALAVAVWLLSDITLTGDDTTSRTITLILVALIFGVVNYVVKPIAKLLSFPVLVLTLGLFALVINALMLLLTSWLADKLDIGFHVEGFGTAVLGGLIIAIVSWAVSMVLPDDR
- a CDS encoding low molecular weight protein-tyrosine-phosphatase, which encodes MAASVFQSRIAKAGLDGQVEADSAGTGGWHAGDSADPRTAATLTAAGYDPTHAARQFRSDWFDRLDLVIALDRGHERELRRMAPSAADADKVRLLRSYDPQACGDLDVPDPYYGGRGLFDTVLAQVEAAVPGLLNAVRKELENR
- a CDS encoding cystathionine gamma-lyase, with amino-acid sequence MTEPMTGDGTRAVRAGLPPSDPYAPPLPGPVFAAHYHLPGDPAEAPYTYGRDGNPTWTALERAIAELEDPGGAAQAVAFASGMAAISAVLLSQVRQGDIVVLPSDGYNLLIPLRERLEGYGAKVRTVATGSREQFEALEGAAMVWLETPSNPGLAVCDIRALTEAAHRQGALVAVDNTLATPLGQRPLSLGADFAVASGTKALTGHGDILLGYAVCRDRERADTVRHWRKIVGAIPGPMEAWLAHRSLATLQLRVDRQASTALTVAQALKQHPEVAGLRHPGLPDDPAHALAIRQMRRFGCVISFTLPDQAYAERFLAALRIIGEATSFGGVRSTAERRGRWDGAYRDAVPDGFVRLSVGAEDPEDLVADVLHALAAARAQE
- a CDS encoding LysR family transcriptional regulator, producing MDLALLRTFLTVYRAGSFTRAAPLLGLSQPAITGQIRSLERQLGRPLFIRGARGVTPTTVAEELAHKAAPHLDALLAITEADLDATSPTRTLHLTGPPEFTGLRAMPALAPLAAQGVALRASFGSAEECLTGLAAGHHDLAITTARPRGEELAATPLCDEEHVLVTAPRWAARLGGPAVVHAKGAPALDGVPVIGVHETLPLLTHYWNTVFDSAPDRSGAIVVPDLRAVLECVTTGAGLAVLPRYLCRAALDSGEVVALLDPPVPPLRTYFLAIRAGTLALPHIARAHEWLLRAAVHW
- a CDS encoding NUDIX domain-containing protein, whose product is MAEERPVVKRTARAILLDSDAAGSPEMILIKRTKPGHEPYWITPGGGVEPADETVIAALHREVDEELGAKVTDVVPAFVDTVHGSPYQPAHGVTVQHFFVCRLASMDLTRRHGPEVDEPLGEYEIVRIPFTRAGVTSVEVVPPALRAYLSENIEGIQALLAPDLG
- a CDS encoding pyridoxamine 5'-phosphate oxidase family protein, yielding MEEDQLITRPGSTGEHVLQERLGSTERADRFYDEQMLDHLNERMREFTQRQEMFFLATADQNGECDSSFRAGPPGFLQVLDERTLAYPEYRGNGVHASLGNIQENPRLGILLIDFLRARIGLHINGRAEILEDAEIRAAHPDLPVDPAPGRRAELWVRVEVEEAYVHCAKHIPHLQLAPKRAAREWGTDDYKRKGGDFFGVARDHGDQGAGRSVPVPVPVPAAAPQAPVSPEQSALSWREEAERVLAEAEARRRKAADERASFQGWFG